One genomic window of Streptomonospora nanhaiensis includes the following:
- a CDS encoding NUDIX domain-containing protein, with product MSAAGPGAAALADSPESWPVDRTSEVYRGAKTSTVVDWVRMPAAGGGHETVPRERLEHPGAVAALALDDHDRVLMIRQYRHAVRHRLWELPAGVRDEEGEPPVRTAQRELAEEAGYRAERWYELADFFPSPGFSSERIQVFLGRGLHALDEAEVAFTREHEEADLAAAWVPLAEAEAAVLAGRVHNGAAVIGVLAAAAAARAGFADLRPAPDAD from the coding sequence ATGAGCGCCGCCGGCCCCGGCGCCGCCGCGCTCGCCGACAGCCCGGAGTCCTGGCCGGTCGACCGGACCAGCGAGGTCTACCGGGGCGCCAAGACCTCCACGGTGGTCGACTGGGTGCGCATGCCCGCCGCCGGCGGCGGGCACGAGACCGTGCCGCGTGAGCGGCTGGAACACCCCGGCGCCGTCGCCGCGCTCGCCCTGGACGACCACGACCGCGTGCTGATGATCCGGCAGTACCGGCACGCCGTGCGGCACCGGCTGTGGGAGCTGCCCGCCGGCGTGCGCGACGAGGAGGGCGAGCCGCCGGTGCGCACCGCCCAGCGCGAGCTGGCCGAGGAGGCCGGCTACCGCGCCGAGCGCTGGTATGAGCTGGCCGACTTCTTCCCCTCGCCCGGGTTCTCCAGCGAGCGCATCCAGGTGTTCCTGGGACGCGGGCTGCACGCGCTGGACGAGGCGGAGGTCGCCTTCACCCGCGAGCACGAGGAGGCCGACCTGGCCGCCGCCTGGGTCCCGCTGGCCGAGGCCGAGGCCGCCGTGCTCGCCGGGCGCGTGCACAACGGCGCCGCGGTGATCGGGGTGCTGGCCGCCGCCGCGGCCGCCCGCGCCGGGTTCGCCGACCTGCGGCCGGCTCCCGACGCCGACTGA
- the coaE gene encoding dephospho-CoA kinase, translating into MLRVGLTGGIGSGKSAVARRLAEHGAVVVDADQIAREVVEPGTPGLAEVVAEFGEEVLTPEGRLDRPRLGEIVFSDSARLARLNAIVHPRVAARTEELMAAAPVDAVVVYDVPLLVENDLGALYDVVVVVDLPEEEQVARVVANRGMPADQVRARIKAQATRERRRAAADVVIDNSGTPADLDRRVAELWADLSARA; encoded by the coding sequence GTGCTGCGCGTGGGACTCACCGGGGGCATCGGCTCGGGCAAGAGCGCGGTCGCCAGGCGGCTGGCCGAGCACGGGGCGGTCGTGGTCGACGCCGACCAGATCGCCCGCGAGGTCGTGGAGCCGGGCACCCCCGGGCTGGCCGAGGTCGTCGCGGAGTTCGGCGAGGAGGTGCTCACCCCCGAGGGCCGGCTCGACCGCCCGCGCCTGGGCGAGATCGTGTTCTCCGACTCCGCCCGGCTGGCCCGCCTGAACGCCATCGTGCACCCCCGCGTGGCCGCCCGCACCGAGGAGCTGATGGCCGCCGCGCCCGTCGACGCGGTCGTGGTCTACGACGTCCCCCTGCTGGTCGAGAACGACCTCGGCGCGCTCTACGACGTGGTCGTGGTGGTCGACCTGCCCGAGGAGGAGCAGGTGGCGCGGGTGGTCGCCAACCGCGGCATGCCCGCCGACCAGGTCCGCGCCCGCATCAAGGCCCAGGCCACCCGCGAGCGGCGGCGCGCCGCCGCCGACGTCGTCATCGACAACTCCGGCACCCCCGCCGACCTCGACCGGCGGGTCGCCGAGCTGTGGGCCGACCTGAGCGCCCGCGCCTGA
- a CDS encoding CTP synthase, giving the protein MASAASTKHLFVTGGVASSLGKGLTASSLGRLLKSRGLRVTMQKLDPYLNVDPGTMNPFQHGEVFVTDDGAETDLDIGHYERFLDTELSASANVTTGQVYSSVIAKERQGAYLGDTVQVIPHITNEIKARIYAMESADVDIVITEIGGTVGDIESQPFLEAVRQIRHEIGRDNCFFLHVSLLPFLGPSGELKTKPTQHSVAALRNIGIQADAIVCRADRPIPQSLKSKISLMCDVDEGGVVSTPDAPSIYDIPKVLHREGLDAYVVRRLGLAFRDVDWTEWDDLLRRVHQPAHEVTIALVGKYIDLPDAYLSVTEALRAGGFAENTRVDLRWVASDDCATEAGAERELSGVDGVLIPGGFGVRGIEGKLGAIRYARQNRIPLLGICLGLQCMVIEYARNVVGLEGANSAEFDDKAKHAVIATMADQTDVVAGERDMGGTMRLGLYPADLAEGSLARELYGRAQVSERHRHRYEVSNAYRDQLAEAGLVFSGLSPDGRLVEYVELPREQHPFFIATQAHPELRSRPTRAHPLFHGLVSAALERSAAVGRA; this is encoded by the coding sequence TTGGCATCCGCCGCGAGCACCAAACACCTCTTCGTCACTGGCGGTGTCGCCTCCAGTCTCGGAAAGGGCCTGACCGCCTCCAGCCTCGGGCGGCTGCTGAAGTCGCGCGGCCTGCGGGTCACCATGCAGAAGCTCGACCCCTACCTCAACGTCGACCCGGGAACGATGAACCCGTTCCAGCACGGCGAGGTGTTCGTCACCGACGACGGGGCCGAGACCGACCTCGACATCGGCCACTACGAGCGCTTCCTCGACACCGAGCTGTCGGCGTCGGCCAACGTCACCACCGGCCAGGTCTACTCCAGCGTGATCGCCAAGGAGCGCCAGGGCGCCTACCTCGGCGACACCGTGCAGGTGATCCCGCACATCACCAACGAGATCAAGGCGCGGATCTACGCCATGGAGTCCGCCGACGTCGACATCGTCATCACCGAGATCGGCGGCACGGTCGGCGACATCGAGTCCCAGCCCTTCCTTGAGGCGGTCCGCCAGATCCGGCACGAGATCGGCCGCGACAACTGCTTCTTCCTGCACGTGTCGCTGCTGCCCTTCCTCGGCCCCTCGGGCGAGCTGAAGACCAAGCCCACCCAGCACTCGGTGGCCGCCCTGCGCAACATCGGCATCCAGGCCGACGCGATCGTGTGCCGCGCCGACCGGCCCATCCCGCAGAGCCTCAAGAGCAAGATCAGCCTGATGTGCGACGTGGACGAGGGCGGTGTGGTCTCCACGCCCGACGCCCCCTCGATCTACGACATCCCCAAGGTGCTGCACCGCGAGGGCCTGGACGCCTACGTCGTGCGCCGCCTGGGCCTGGCCTTCCGCGACGTCGACTGGACCGAGTGGGACGACCTGCTGCGCCGCGTGCACCAGCCCGCCCACGAGGTCACCATCGCCCTGGTGGGCAAGTACATCGACCTGCCCGACGCCTACCTGTCGGTGACCGAGGCGCTGCGCGCCGGCGGGTTCGCCGAGAACACCCGCGTGGACCTGCGCTGGGTGGCCAGCGACGACTGCGCCACCGAGGCGGGGGCCGAGCGGGAGCTGTCGGGCGTCGACGGCGTGCTGATCCCCGGCGGGTTCGGCGTGCGCGGGATCGAGGGCAAGCTCGGTGCCATCCGCTACGCCCGCCAGAACCGCATCCCGCTGCTGGGCATCTGCCTGGGCCTGCAGTGCATGGTGATCGAGTACGCGCGCAACGTCGTGGGCCTGGAGGGCGCCAACAGCGCCGAGTTCGACGACAAGGCCAAGCACGCCGTCATCGCGACCATGGCCGACCAGACCGACGTGGTCGCCGGCGAGCGCGACATGGGCGGCACCATGCGGCTGGGCCTGTACCCCGCCGACCTCGCCGAGGGCTCCCTGGCGCGCGAGCTGTACGGCCGCGCCCAGGTCTCCGAGCGGCACCGCCACCGCTACGAGGTGAGCAACGCCTACCGCGACCAGCTGGCAGAGGCCGGCCTGGTGTTCTCCGGGCTCTCGCCCGACGGCCGCCTGGTGGAGTACGTGGAGCTGCCGCGCGAGCAGCATCCGTTCTTCATCGCCACCCAGGCCCACCCCGAGCTGCGGTCGCGCCCCACCCGGGCCCACCCGCTGTTCCACGGGCTCGTCTCGGCCGCCCTGGAGCGCTCCGCCGCGGTCGGCCGCGCATGA
- a CDS encoding GNAT family N-acetyltransferase yields the protein MGGYVARVRHDELPGSGAEFDRLVNSAAQRWRAVDPLLPAPTRPRSSTYPLLTVCDENGEPVAAGTMRYTWHQPGEVGRTWGMPDQHWLTPVVGGPDPRRALDSLLSSWRDQLQQLPTGTGSESAALLTWPARDVSAVSALQWHGLQPYSVLAARERRRGVPPSLPPRDVTIRLADSQDLTQIVSLLMEEHRYEEHFGGVFVQPETAEQTRGVAARSLARSPSWIWLAERRGRPVGLIWVSPPDRARWAAPLVRSAPAAHIGYGVVAEEERGRGIGTALVSHAHQALDTHNVQVTLLNYAMLNPLSGPFWNRMGYRPVWTTWEVRPALALR from the coding sequence ATGGGCGGTTATGTCGCTCGGGTGCGGCATGACGAGCTGCCCGGCAGCGGTGCCGAGTTCGACCGGCTGGTGAACTCCGCGGCCCAGCGCTGGCGGGCGGTCGACCCGCTGCTGCCCGCGCCCACGCGCCCCCGGTCCAGCACCTATCCGCTCCTGACGGTGTGCGACGAGAACGGCGAACCGGTCGCCGCCGGCACCATGCGCTACACCTGGCACCAGCCGGGCGAGGTCGGGCGCACCTGGGGCATGCCCGACCAGCACTGGCTCACTCCCGTCGTCGGCGGCCCCGACCCCCGCCGGGCCCTGGACTCCCTGCTGTCGAGCTGGCGCGACCAGCTGCAGCAGCTGCCCACCGGCACCGGGTCGGAGTCGGCCGCCCTGCTGACCTGGCCGGCGCGCGACGTCAGCGCCGTCTCCGCGCTGCAGTGGCACGGCCTGCAGCCCTACAGCGTGCTGGCCGCCCGCGAGCGGCGCCGCGGCGTGCCGCCCTCGCTGCCGCCCCGCGACGTCACCATCCGGCTGGCCGACTCCCAGGACCTCACCCAGATCGTCAGCCTCCTCATGGAGGAGCACCGCTACGAGGAGCACTTCGGCGGCGTGTTCGTCCAGCCCGAGACCGCCGAGCAGACCCGCGGCGTGGCCGCCCGGTCGCTGGCGCGCTCGCCGTCGTGGATCTGGCTGGCCGAGCGCCGCGGCCGCCCCGTCGGCCTGATCTGGGTCTCCCCGCCCGACCGCGCCCGCTGGGCCGCGCCGCTGGTGCGCAGCGCGCCCGCCGCCCACATCGGCTACGGCGTCGTGGCCGAGGAGGAGCGCGGCCGCGGCATCGGCACCGCCCTGGTCAGCCACGCCCACCAGGCGCTGGACACCCACAACGTGCAGGTCACGCTGCTCAACTACGCCATGCTCAACCCGCTGTCGGGCCCCTTCTGGAACCGCATGGGCTACCGCCCGGTGTGGACCACCTGGGAGGTCCGCCCCGCACTCGCCCTGCGCTGA
- a CDS encoding GNAT family N-acetyltransferase produces the protein MSLPPGLAIEDAVPEDAGEVWTLQRAAFVDEAQAYGDPFILPLTESLDQVRRFGESGGVLLKAVLEGRIVGAVRGRAAEGVALVSKLCVAPDLRRRGIARALMTALEDRVTAAFPAVTGFAIATGHDSAANLRFYRGLGYHETHRERLADHLTMVHLRKPVPGRAAASGIG, from the coding sequence ATGAGCCTGCCGCCCGGCCTCGCGATCGAGGACGCCGTCCCCGAGGACGCGGGCGAGGTCTGGACCCTGCAGCGCGCGGCCTTCGTCGACGAGGCCCAGGCCTACGGCGATCCCTTCATCCTGCCGCTCACCGAGTCCCTCGACCAGGTCCGCCGCTTCGGCGAGTCCGGGGGAGTGCTGCTCAAGGCGGTCCTGGAGGGGCGCATCGTGGGCGCGGTCCGCGGCCGGGCCGCCGAGGGCGTCGCCCTGGTGAGCAAGCTGTGCGTGGCGCCCGACCTGCGCCGCCGCGGCATCGCCCGCGCGCTGATGACCGCGCTGGAGGACCGCGTCACCGCGGCGTTCCCCGCCGTCACCGGGTTCGCCATCGCCACCGGCCACGACAGCGCGGCCAACCTGCGGTTCTACCGCGGCCTGGGCTACCACGAGACCCACCGCGAGCGCCTGGCCGACCACCTGACCATGGTCCACCTCCGCAAGCCCGTCCCCGGCCGCGCCGCCGCGTCGGGAATCGGCTAG
- a CDS encoding site-specific tyrosine recombinase XerD, translated as MVTAAERHESPARQPGAALVSVVRGYLDHLAVERGLADNTLSSYRRDLNRYLAFLAARGVTALDGVTESDVTEFLRRLREGDPDHPPLGTNSAGRAVVAVRGLHRFALREGITAADPAGGVRPPAPPRRLPKAVSLDTIESLLGAVPAEGDPRAARDRALLELLYGTGARISEAVGLDVDDLTRVSAGEAGSGEVSVVRFRGKGGKERLVPIGRFARGAVESYLVRARPVLAASGRGVPALFLNARGGRLTRQGAWSVLRAAAERAGLTDISPHTLRHSFATHLLDGGADVRVVQELLGHASVTTTQVYTMVTVDRLREVYAASHPRANAAT; from the coding sequence ATCGTGACAGCGGCCGAGCGGCACGAGTCCCCTGCGCGGCAGCCCGGTGCCGCGCTGGTCTCGGTGGTGCGCGGCTACCTCGACCACCTCGCCGTCGAACGCGGCCTGGCCGACAACACCCTGTCCTCCTACCGCCGCGACCTCAACCGCTACCTCGCGTTCCTTGCCGCGCGCGGTGTCACCGCGCTCGACGGCGTCACCGAGTCCGACGTCACCGAGTTCCTGCGCCGCCTGCGCGAAGGCGACCCCGACCACCCGCCCCTGGGCACCAACTCCGCCGGCCGCGCCGTGGTGGCGGTGCGCGGGCTGCACCGGTTCGCCCTGCGCGAGGGGATCACCGCCGCCGACCCCGCCGGGGGCGTGCGCCCGCCCGCGCCGCCGCGTCGGCTGCCCAAGGCGGTCTCGCTGGACACCATCGAGTCCCTGCTGGGCGCGGTCCCGGCCGAGGGCGACCCCCGCGCCGCCCGCGACCGCGCCCTGCTCGAACTCCTCTACGGCACCGGCGCGCGGATCTCCGAGGCCGTGGGCCTGGACGTCGACGACCTCACCCGGGTCAGCGCCGGGGAGGCGGGCTCGGGCGAGGTCAGCGTGGTGCGGTTCCGCGGCAAGGGCGGCAAGGAGCGGCTGGTGCCGATCGGCCGGTTCGCGCGCGGCGCGGTGGAGTCCTACCTGGTGCGGGCCCGCCCGGTGCTGGCGGCGTCGGGCCGGGGCGTGCCCGCGCTCTTCCTCAACGCCCGCGGCGGGCGGCTGACCCGCCAGGGGGCGTGGTCGGTGCTGCGGGCCGCGGCCGAACGCGCCGGGCTCACCGACATCTCGCCGCACACGCTGCGGCACTCCTTCGCCACCCACCTGCTCGACGGCGGCGCCGACGTCCGCGTGGTGCAGGAGCTGCTGGGGCACGCCTCGGTGACCACCACCCAGGTCTACACGATGGTGACCGTGGACCGCCTGCGCGAGGTGTACGCGGCCAGCCACCCCCGGGCCAACGCCGCCACGTGA
- a CDS encoding hydroxymethylglutaryl-CoA lyase, whose amino-acid sequence MAAAERVEIVEVGPRDGLQNEDTPLSVADKVELIRRLVEAGARRIEAVSFVNPRRVPQMAGAEEVMAAVPRTPGVSYIGLVLNRRGLDRALAAGVDEVNVAIPATDEFCRRNQGTTVEEMTAAFADIAAAAAEAGTPVSATVSTAFGCPFEGETDPGRVAAVARAAAEAGAVEIAVADTIGVGVPRQVADLLARVRAAAPGVRLRCHFHNTRNTGYANAHAALEHGVDVLDASVGGFGGCPFAPGATGNIATEDLVYLLDRSGVATGVDSAATARTGTWLGSLLGKPPTALLGRAGGFPD is encoded by the coding sequence ATGGCGGCGGCGGAGCGGGTGGAGATCGTCGAGGTCGGGCCGCGCGACGGCCTGCAGAACGAGGACACGCCCCTGTCGGTGGCGGACAAGGTCGAGCTGATCCGGCGGCTGGTCGAGGCCGGCGCGCGCCGCATCGAGGCCGTGAGCTTCGTCAACCCGCGCCGGGTGCCGCAGATGGCCGGGGCCGAGGAGGTCATGGCGGCGGTCCCGCGCACCCCGGGCGTCTCCTACATCGGCCTGGTCCTCAACCGCAGGGGACTGGACCGCGCGCTGGCCGCCGGGGTGGACGAGGTCAACGTCGCCATCCCCGCCACCGACGAGTTCTGCCGGCGCAACCAGGGCACCACCGTCGAGGAGATGACCGCCGCCTTCGCCGACATCGCCGCGGCCGCCGCCGAGGCCGGCACCCCCGTCAGCGCCACCGTCTCCACGGCCTTCGGCTGCCCCTTCGAGGGCGAGACCGACCCCGGGCGCGTGGCCGCCGTCGCCCGTGCGGCCGCCGAGGCCGGGGCCGTCGAGATCGCCGTCGCCGACACCATCGGCGTGGGCGTGCCCCGCCAGGTCGCCGACCTGCTCGCGCGGGTGCGCGCGGCGGCGCCGGGCGTGCGGCTGCGCTGCCATTTCCACAACACCCGCAACACCGGCTACGCCAACGCCCACGCCGCCCTGGAGCACGGCGTGGACGTGCTCGACGCCAGTGTCGGCGGGTTCGGCGGCTGCCCGTTCGCGCCCGGCGCGACCGGCAACATCGCCACCGAGGACCTCGTGTACCTGCTGGACCGCAGCGGGGTCGCCACGGGCGTCGACTCCGCCGCCACCGCCCGAACGGGCACCTGGCTGGGGTCGCTGCTGGGCAAGCCGCCCACGGCGCTCCTGGGGCGCGCCGGCGGGTTCCCCGACTGA
- the uvrB gene encoding excinuclease ABC subunit UvrB, with amino-acid sequence MRPVTDIQRKMAPFEVVSEMTPAGDQPAAIAELTRRVRAGDRDTVLLGATGTGKTATVAWMVEQLQRPTLVMQPNKTLAAQFANELREMLPNNAVEYFVSYYDYYQPEAYVPQTDTYIEKDSSINDEVERLRHSATNSLLTRRDTVVVASVSCIYGLGTPQEYVDRMAALEVGMEIDRDDLLRRLVQMQYTRNDMAFTRGTFRVRGDTVEIIPVYEELAIRIEMFGDEIERLLTLHPLTGEVLGEADHMYLFPASHYVAGPERMERAIAGIEAELAERLTELENQGKLLEAQRLRMRTTYDLEMLRQVGTCSGIENYSLHFDDRAPGSPPNTLLDYFPEDFLLVVDESHVTVPQIGGMYEGDASRKRTLVDHGFRLPSALDNRPLKWEEFVERIGQTVYLSATPGPYELRQSGGDVVEQVIRPTGLVDPEVVVKPTDGQIDDLVHEIRLRAERDERVLVTTLTKKMAEDLTDYFAELGIRVRYLHSEVDTLRRVELLRELRVGEYDVLVGINLLREGLDLPEVSLVAILDADKEGFLRSSSALIQTIGRAARNVAGQVHMYADNITDSMRNAIDETNRRRAKQLAYNEEHGIDPQPLRKRIADILDSLAREDVDTEELIGSGYRSPKAPVPGLAGAGQERSKDVSAMPRAELAQLIDQLGEQMHQAAADLQFELAARLRDEIKELKRELRGMDAAGVS; translated from the coding sequence GTGCGGCCGGTCACCGACATCCAGCGCAAGATGGCGCCGTTCGAGGTCGTCTCGGAGATGACCCCGGCGGGCGACCAGCCCGCGGCCATCGCCGAACTCACCCGCCGGGTCCGCGCCGGCGACCGCGACACCGTCCTGCTCGGCGCCACCGGCACCGGCAAGACCGCCACCGTGGCCTGGATGGTCGAGCAGCTGCAGCGGCCCACCCTGGTCATGCAGCCCAACAAGACCCTCGCCGCGCAGTTCGCCAACGAGCTGCGTGAGATGCTGCCCAACAACGCGGTGGAGTACTTCGTCTCCTACTACGACTACTACCAGCCCGAGGCCTACGTCCCCCAGACCGACACCTACATCGAGAAGGACTCCTCGATCAACGACGAGGTCGAGCGGCTGCGCCACTCGGCCACCAACTCCCTGCTGACCCGGCGCGACACCGTCGTGGTCGCCTCGGTGTCGTGCATCTACGGCCTGGGCACGCCGCAGGAGTACGTCGACCGCATGGCCGCCCTCGAGGTCGGCATGGAGATCGACCGCGACGACCTCCTGCGCCGGCTGGTGCAGATGCAGTACACCCGCAACGACATGGCGTTCACCCGGGGCACCTTCCGCGTGCGCGGCGACACCGTCGAGATCATCCCGGTCTACGAGGAGCTCGCCATCCGCATCGAGATGTTCGGCGACGAGATCGAGCGGCTGCTCACCCTGCACCCCCTCACCGGCGAGGTCCTGGGCGAGGCCGACCACATGTACCTCTTCCCGGCCTCCCACTACGTCGCCGGCCCCGAGCGCATGGAGCGCGCCATCGCCGGCATCGAGGCCGAACTCGCCGAACGCCTCACCGAGCTGGAGAACCAGGGCAAGCTGCTGGAGGCCCAGCGGCTGCGCATGCGCACCACCTACGACCTGGAGATGCTGCGCCAGGTCGGCACCTGCTCGGGCATCGAGAACTACTCCCTGCACTTCGACGACCGCGCGCCCGGCAGCCCGCCCAACACCCTGCTGGACTACTTCCCCGAGGACTTCCTGCTGGTCGTGGACGAGTCCCACGTCACGGTGCCCCAGATCGGCGGCATGTACGAGGGCGACGCCTCCCGCAAGCGCACCCTGGTCGACCACGGGTTCCGGCTGCCGTCGGCGCTGGACAACCGCCCGCTCAAGTGGGAGGAGTTCGTGGAGCGCATCGGGCAGACCGTGTACCTGTCGGCCACGCCCGGCCCCTACGAGCTGCGCCAGAGCGGCGGCGACGTCGTGGAGCAGGTCATCCGCCCCACCGGCCTGGTCGACCCCGAGGTCGTGGTCAAGCCCACCGACGGCCAGATCGACGACCTCGTGCACGAGATCCGGCTGCGCGCCGAGCGCGACGAACGCGTGCTGGTCACCACGCTGACCAAGAAGATGGCCGAGGACCTCACCGACTACTTCGCCGAGCTGGGCATCCGCGTGCGCTACCTGCACAGCGAGGTCGACACCCTGCGCCGGGTGGAGCTGCTGCGCGAGCTGCGCGTGGGCGAGTACGACGTCCTGGTGGGCATCAACCTCCTGCGCGAGGGCCTGGACCTCCCCGAGGTCTCCCTGGTGGCCATCCTCGACGCCGACAAGGAGGGGTTCCTGCGCTCCTCCAGCGCGCTGATCCAGACCATCGGCCGCGCCGCCCGCAACGTCGCCGGGCAGGTGCACATGTACGCCGACAACATCACCGACTCCATGCGCAACGCCATCGACGAGACCAACCGGCGCCGCGCCAAGCAGCTGGCCTACAACGAGGAGCACGGGATCGACCCGCAGCCGCTGCGCAAGCGGATCGCCGACATCCTCGACTCCCTGGCGCGCGAGGACGTCGACACCGAGGAGCTGATCGGCTCGGGCTACCGCAGCCCCAAGGCTCCGGTGCCCGGCCTGGCCGGGGCGGGACAGGAGCGCTCCAAGGACGTCAGCGCCATGCCGCGCGCGGAGCTGGCCCAGCTCATCGACCAGCTCGGCGAGCAGATGCACCAGGCCGCCGCCGACCTCCAGTTCGAGCTGGCGGCGCGGCTGCGCGACGAGATCAAGGAGCTGAAGCGCGAGCTGCGCGGCATGGACGCCGCCGGGGTGAGCTGA